The nucleotide window TCCTCGAGAAGGCCGCGGTCCTCGAAGACCACGGAGAGCACGCACCCGCCGAGGAAGGCCCCGAGGATGGGCTCAAGCCCCACGAGCTCCGAGATCCCCACGAAGACGAAGAGCAGCGCGAACGCCGCCCGCACGCCCAACTCCTGGGGGTCGGATCCCTCGAGAAAGCGGACGGCCCGGTGGGGATGCCACCAGGCCGCCAGCCGGACTCCCCAGAGCACCACCCCGAAGAGGACGAAGACCGGGATGGGCCCCACCAGCCGCCAGCCGAAGCCGTGGGCCCCGTAGAGCACCATCCCGGTCAGGCCGAGCAGGGTGCAGAAATCCGCCAGGGTGGCCGATATCAAGACGCTCTGGCCCAGGGGCGTCTTCGAGATGCCCAGCTCCCGGAGGGCGGGCAGCATGAGCCCCAGGGACGTGGTGGAGAGGACGAGGGCCAGGAAGAGCCCGTGGCCCAGGAGCCGGGCGGCCCCGTAGGCCAGGCCCAGGGTCAGGCCGAAGGCCAGGGCGTAGACGGCCAGCCGGCCGGCCGGCTCCCGGCGAAGCGCCGCGAAGTCGATCTCGAGCCCCGCGTGGAACATCAGCATGAGGAAACCGAACTGGGCGAGGAACGGAAGCCACGCCCCGGAGAAGGCCCGGTTGAAACCGGCCTGCGCCAGCAGGATGCCGAAGAGCATCTCCGCCACCATGGGCGGCACCCGGAGGGGGCGGGCCAGGAGCGGGAGCGTGGCACCCGCCACGGCGATGATCAGCAGCGCGAGCCCTTCACCGTTCTCCATGTCCCTCCTCCGCCGGGGCGCCGGCACGCCCCCGGCCGGGCCTCAGGTGACCACCAGCACCGAGCACGGGGCGTCCTGGACCAGGTGCTCTCCGATGTGGGGCCGCAGCAGCGAGGCGCTCTGGGAGGTGCTGCCCACCACCAGGAGGTCGTGGTCGGCGGCCTCGGCGAGGATCTCCTTGATGGGATTACCGTCCCGGATCACCTCCAGGATGGAGAACTGCTGGAGCTTGCCGATCTGCCGCGCCTGCGTCAGGGCCTCCTCGGCCCACTCCGGGGAGCCCGTCCCCGAGGCGGCCAGGGGATCGGTCACCGTGACGGCCGTCACCTCGGCCCCGAGCTGCTTGGCGAGATCCACGGCGGTCTCCAGGGCGAGCCCCGTGGACTTCGTCCCGGAGCACGGCACCAGGATCCGCCGGTACGGGAGACTCCGGCGCCCCACCAGGAGGGGGCAGGCCAGCCGGTGCGCCAGGGCCACCACCGTGGGGATCCCCAGGATCCGGGCCACCGGGCCCAGGGGCCTCGGCGCCGAGACCACGCAGCCGACGCTCTCCCCCTTCGAAGTCTGGACCAGCACCTCCTCCAGGGACCCGGTGACGACGCGCACCTGGAGCCGGCCCAGCTCCTCGAACCGCCCCTTCGCGGCCTCCAGCTCCGGCGGCACCTCCCCGGCGCAGAGGACGGTGAGTCCGTTGGCCCGGGTGTTGTGGAGGAGATAGGCCACCTCGTCCAGGAGGCCCTCGGGGAGATCGTCCACCCCGCCCAGGGGCAGCAGGACGTGCTGCCCGTATTCCAAGGGGAAGCTCGGCTCCGCCAGGGAGAAGAAGTGGGCGATGGACCGGTAGAGATCCGCCCGGCCCACGATGGTGAGCCGGTCCCCCGCCCGGATCACGGTGTCCCCGTGGGGGATGATGAGCTGCCCCGCCCGGTGGACCGCGGCGATGAGCCAGTCACGGGAAGCGAAGTCCTTGATGGCGCGACCCGCGGCCTGGGCCCGGCGCACCACCTCCACCTCCATCACCTCCCCCGCCCCCTCGGCGATGGTGCTCACGAAGAGCCGGGGGCTCTCCAGGAAGAGTTCGATGTCCCGGGCCACGAGGTGCCCGGGGCAGATGGCCCGTACGCCGAGTTCCTGGAACTGGGGGAGGTTCAGACTGTCGTTCACCAGGGCGATGACGTTCTGGACGCCCACCTTCCGGGCATAGCGGCAGACCTCGAGGTTCACCTCGTCCCGGTTGGTGACGGCGGCCACGAAGTCGTGCCCGGCGATCCCGGCCTCGTCGAGGATCACCCGGCTCGAGGCGTCCCCGAGGACGAGCCGCCGGACCTGCTCGCGGTGGCGGTGCTCGCCGAGGTGGCCCTCGTCCTGGTCCAGGAGGGTGACGTCCCAGGACTGTCCGAGGCGCCGGAGCAGTTCCCGCGCGGTCTTGCCGGCGCCGGCGATCAGGAGTTTCACGCCGTCAGCCTCCCTTCCCGGGCCCGCGGCCCCGGGGCGGCGGCGCCCCCCGGCCTCCGCTTCGCGGGGACCCGGACCGCGACACGCGGCGGGGCTCAGTGACCGCCGCGGCCGCCCTCCTCTGCCCGGGCCACCGCCTTGTAGACCCGGTCGAAGACCTCCTCGAAGGAGGCGGGGGTCACCCGCCCCATCTCGATGAACTTGACGACGATCTCCTTTGTGACCTTGAGGCGAAGCTCGACGCGCCGGAGGTCGGGATCGGGAGGGAGCTTGGCGCTCTTCATGACGGGAAGCGGACCCGGCGGCCCGAAGGAGAAAGGCCCCCGCCCGGAAGAAGGCCAATTCTTTCGAAGGCGGGGGCGACGCGACAGGAAAAACCCGAAGAGGCCCTCCCTGTGGATTCCGTGTCGGGTGGTGGAGCTGAGCGGGATCGAACCGCTGACCTCTTGAATGCCATTCAAGCGCTCTCCCAGCTGAGCTACAGCCCCACGGCGGGGATCATTTAACACACTCCCCACCGGGCGTCAACAGCGGGCCGGACCTTGCGGATCCGGGTTCCAGCCGGTATAACCCGCCTGTCCGGGCCGCCGCCCCCGTAGCTCAGGGGATAGAGCACAGGATTCCTAATCCTGGTGTCGCAGGTTCGAATCCTGCCGGGGGCACCAACCCGTCCCCTATGACGCCGCACGAAGGCCCCGGATCCCCTCCCCGCTCCGATGCGCCCCCCTGCCCCACCGCATTCCTCCACCTGAAGCCGCCGGGGCGTGCGGCGCACGGCAGCGCCGCCGGATGATGCCCGCTGGGCCGGTTGCCAGGCGACCGCTGTTCCCGCGCGCCC belongs to Dissulfurirhabdus thermomarina and includes:
- a CDS encoding cation:proton antiporter — translated: MENGEGLALLIIAVAGATLPLLARPLRVPPMVAEMLFGILLAQAGFNRAFSGAWLPFLAQFGFLMLMFHAGLEIDFAALRREPAGRLAVYALAFGLTLGLAYGAARLLGHGLFLALVLSTTSLGLMLPALRELGISKTPLGQSVLISATLADFCTLLGLTGMVLYGAHGFGWRLVGPIPVFVLFGVVLWGVRLAAWWHPHRAVRFLEGSDPQELGVRAAFALLFVFVGISELVGLEPILGAFLGGCVLSVVFEDRGLLEEKLAGFAYGFLIPIFFIHVGLEFPLSAFAETGFLVFTGKLLVAALLVKLIPALLLRLRGLGWRHCLLAGLLLSARLSLIVAAAAIGVEKGLLSPRMEPAILTLALVTASLVPVAFRRLALRWGAAGGGAG
- a CDS encoding universal stress protein, with translation MKLLIAGAGKTARELLRRLGQSWDVTLLDQDEGHLGEHRHREQVRRLVLGDASSRVILDEAGIAGHDFVAAVTNRDEVNLEVCRYARKVGVQNVIALVNDSLNLPQFQELGVRAICPGHLVARDIELFLESPRLFVSTIAEGAGEVMEVEVVRRAQAAGRAIKDFASRDWLIAAVHRAGQLIIPHGDTVIRAGDRLTIVGRADLYRSIAHFFSLAEPSFPLEYGQHVLLPLGGVDDLPEGLLDEVAYLLHNTRANGLTVLCAGEVPPELEAAKGRFEELGRLQVRVVTGSLEEVLVQTSKGESVGCVVSAPRPLGPVARILGIPTVVALAHRLACPLLVGRRSLPYRRILVPCSGTKSTGLALETAVDLAKQLGAEVTAVTVTDPLAASGTGSPEWAEEALTQARQIGKLQQFSILEVIRDGNPIKEILAEAADHDLLVVGSTSQSASLLRPHIGEHLVQDAPCSVLVVT